In a single window of the Streptomyces sp. NBC_00353 genome:
- a CDS encoding penicillin-binding transpeptidase domain-containing protein: MIRYIRRAAAFCLLLLMALLLNAARIQVFQADELNDNPANRRRTIVRYDQPRGDIMVGKRSVTGSRNTGEQLSYERTYTNGPLYAPVTGYASQTYGTTLIENAEDGILSGTDPMLAPVPLWNEITRSQQPAGNVVTTIKDSMQRAAYDGLGSRRGAVAALEPSTGKILALVSTPSYDPGRLSGTGSSVTDAWRQLNAAKSQPMLNRAIRQTYPPGSTFKIVTAAAALDADVVTDPDARTDTPSPYVLPGTSTTLPNEASGCEEASLAEAIRVSCNTVMAHLGVQVGLDGMVEAVRKFGFNDTGLKIPSGVAKSNFDTDMSDDQLALSSIGQYDTTATPLQMAMVASAVANGGELKYPYLVDRTTTKGGTTVRQNNTRSYHQAMSPRTATQLQRMMVDVVEQGTGSNGAIYGVTVGGKTGTAQHGIDNTGMPYAWFISWAEFPDSGQPAVAVAVVVEDAAAKRADISGGGSAAPIARSVMEAALRG, translated from the coding sequence GTGATCCGCTACATCCGGCGGGCCGCCGCGTTCTGTCTGCTGCTGCTCATGGCGCTCCTGCTGAACGCCGCCCGCATCCAGGTCTTCCAGGCCGACGAACTGAACGACAACCCCGCCAACCGCCGCCGGACGATCGTCCGTTACGACCAGCCGCGCGGCGACATCATGGTCGGCAAGAGGTCCGTCACCGGTTCCCGGAACACCGGCGAGCAGCTCAGCTACGAGCGTACGTACACCAACGGCCCCTTGTACGCGCCGGTGACCGGCTACGCCTCGCAGACGTACGGCACGACGCTGATCGAGAACGCCGAGGACGGCATCCTCTCCGGCACCGACCCGATGCTCGCCCCGGTCCCCCTGTGGAACGAGATCACTCGCAGCCAGCAGCCCGCCGGCAACGTCGTCACCACCATCAAGGACTCGATGCAGCGCGCCGCGTACGACGGGCTGGGCAGCCGGCGGGGCGCGGTCGCCGCTCTCGAGCCGTCGACCGGCAAGATCCTGGCGCTGGTCTCGACCCCCTCGTACGATCCGGGACGGCTCTCCGGCACGGGTTCGTCGGTCACCGACGCCTGGCGGCAGCTCAACGCGGCGAAGAGCCAGCCGATGCTGAACCGGGCGATCCGGCAGACCTACCCACCGGGTTCCACCTTCAAGATCGTGACGGCGGCGGCCGCGCTCGACGCGGACGTGGTCACGGACCCGGACGCCCGCACCGACACCCCGTCCCCCTATGTGCTGCCCGGGACCAGCACCACGCTCCCCAACGAGGCGAGCGGCTGTGAGGAGGCGTCGCTCGCCGAGGCGATCCGGGTGTCGTGCAACACCGTGATGGCCCATCTCGGGGTGCAGGTGGGGCTGGACGGGATGGTGGAAGCGGTACGGAAGTTCGGCTTCAACGACACCGGACTGAAGATCCCGTCCGGGGTGGCGAAGAGCAACTTCGACACCGATATGAGCGACGACCAGCTGGCCCTGTCGTCGATCGGGCAGTACGACACGACGGCGACTCCCCTGCAGATGGCGATGGTGGCGTCGGCCGTGGCGAACGGCGGCGAGCTCAAGTACCCGTATCTGGTGGACCGTACGACCACCAAGGGCGGCACCACCGTCCGTCAGAACAACACGCGCTCGTACCACCAGGCGATGAGTCCGCGTACGGCGACGCAGCTGCAGCGGATGATGGTCGACGTCGTGGAGCAGGGCACCGGGTCCAACGGTGCGATCTACGGGGTGACGGTGGGCGGCAAGACCGGCACGGCGCAGCACGGCATCGACAACACGGGCATGCCGTACGCCTGGTTCATCTCCTGGGCCGAGTTCCCGGACTCGGGGCAGCCGGCCGTCGCGGTCGCGGTCGTCGTCGAGGACGCCGCCGCGAAGCGGGCGGACATCAGCGGGGGCGGCAGCGCGGCGCCGATCGCCAGGTCCGTCATGGAGGCGGCACTGCGGGGCTGA
- a CDS encoding DUF3291 domain-containing protein, which produces MTSLAPQPGHELAQVNVARLRFPLESTELKDFVDALDPVNAVADRAVGFIWRLRSETGNATDVPVFGDSWLIVNMSVWRDTDALTAFMYQGQHRDLLARRREWFERVAEAMTALWWVPAGERPTVQDAEERLRHLREHGPTERAFTLRTGFPAPAAAAG; this is translated from the coding sequence ATGACATCCCTCGCGCCGCAGCCCGGCCACGAACTCGCCCAGGTGAACGTCGCCCGGCTCAGATTCCCGTTGGAATCCACCGAGTTGAAGGACTTCGTCGATGCTCTCGATCCGGTCAACGCGGTCGCCGACCGAGCAGTCGGCTTCATCTGGCGGCTCCGGAGCGAGACCGGGAACGCCACCGACGTACCGGTCTTCGGCGACTCCTGGCTGATCGTGAACATGTCGGTGTGGCGGGACACGGACGCGCTGACGGCCTTCATGTACCAGGGGCAGCACCGCGATCTCCTTGCCCGGCGCCGCGAGTGGTTCGAACGGGTGGCGGAGGCGATGACCGCGCTGTGGTGGGTGCCGGCGGGTGAGCGCCCGACGGTGCAGGACGCCGAGGAGCGTCTGCGCCATCTGCGTGAGCACGGTCCGACGGAGCGGGCGTTCACCCTGCGGACCGGCTTCCCGGCCCCGGCCGCCGCCGCGGGCTGA
- a CDS encoding ADP-ribosylglycohydrolase family protein has protein sequence MTPPRADLAAARRSLEGLSLGDAFGERWFPLFRPPRQARNEIRARRTPAEPVWHWTDDTAMARALQRVLDEHGEVDQDRLAACFALTYDIDPARGYGHGMHILLPELLTAPADWRTLAPDLFEGGSLGNGAAMRVAPLGARFHADLDHAAGQAQLSAEVTHAHPQGIAGAVAVAVAAALQVRGGFTLTAVADRTPEGSVRDGIRRAAAVPFTTEPWKAADLLGNGQRIRADDTVPFALWTAARHPGDLEAALWATAEGFGDVDTTCAITGGVVAAATGVDGVPAQWLRSREPLS, from the coding sequence ATGACGCCCCCGCGCGCAGACCTGGCGGCCGCCCGCCGAAGCCTTGAAGGACTGTCACTCGGTGATGCGTTCGGGGAGCGATGGTTCCCGCTCTTCCGCCCGCCCCGGCAGGCCCGCAACGAGATCCGCGCCCGCCGCACACCCGCTGAACCGGTCTGGCACTGGACCGACGACACGGCCATGGCCCGCGCCCTGCAGCGTGTCCTCGACGAGCACGGCGAGGTGGACCAGGACCGGCTCGCCGCCTGCTTCGCCCTCACGTACGACATCGACCCGGCCCGCGGTTACGGCCACGGCATGCACATCCTGCTGCCCGAGCTGCTCACCGCACCGGCCGACTGGCGCACCCTCGCGCCCGACCTGTTCGAGGGCGGCAGCCTCGGCAACGGCGCCGCCATGCGGGTCGCACCGCTCGGCGCCCGGTTCCACGCGGACCTCGACCATGCGGCCGGGCAGGCGCAGTTGTCGGCCGAGGTCACCCACGCCCACCCGCAGGGCATCGCGGGCGCGGTGGCCGTGGCCGTCGCCGCGGCACTGCAGGTGCGGGGCGGGTTCACGTTGACGGCGGTCGCGGACCGTACACCCGAAGGATCGGTACGGGACGGGATCCGGCGCGCCGCAGCCGTGCCGTTCACCACCGAGCCGTGGAAGGCGGCCGATCTGCTCGGCAACGGGCAGCGCATCCGGGCCGACGACACGGTCCCGTTCGCCCTGTGGACCGCGGCCCGGCATCCGGGCGATCTGGAAGCGGCCCTCTGGGCCACCGCCGAGGGCTTCGGCGACGTCGACACGACCTGCGCCATCACCGGCGGGGTCGTCGCCGCGGCCACCGGGGTCGACGGCGTGCCGGCCCAGTGGCTGCGCAGTCGTGAGCCGTTGAGTTGA
- a CDS encoding ferritin-like domain-containing protein, producing the protein MSTHDLYTTAPEEPLWQVPASGAARFSWEYDDGRERLLALYQKGKDKQWDGNKRIDWSLEVDPADPLGTPDEALTLYGTPHWAKMTEKDRGELRKHYTSWQFSQFLHGEQGAMICAARIVESVPDLDAKFYSATQTMDEARHAEIYGRFLHEKVGMLYPVNDNLQGLLGDTLRDSRWDMPYLGMQVLIEGLALAAFGMIRDTTTKPLPKQILAYVMQDEARHVAFGRMALRDYYKQLSDAELREREEFVIEGCYLMRDRLSGVEVLQNFGVGKQEAKELSEHSEYLQLFRKLLFSRIVPCVKDIGLWGERLQKAYVDMGVFELGDSNLDLLMAQDEEIAEQLDRDRFAAEEQARVAEVEDAIADGAA; encoded by the coding sequence GTGTCGACACACGACCTCTACACCACCGCCCCCGAGGAACCGCTGTGGCAGGTGCCCGCCTCCGGCGCCGCCCGCTTCAGCTGGGAGTACGACGACGGCCGCGAGCGCCTTCTCGCCCTTTACCAAAAGGGCAAGGACAAGCAGTGGGACGGCAACAAGCGCATCGACTGGAGCCTGGAGGTCGACCCCGCCGACCCGCTCGGCACCCCGGACGAGGCGCTCACGCTGTACGGCACGCCGCACTGGGCGAAGATGACCGAGAAGGACCGGGGCGAGCTGCGCAAGCACTACACCTCCTGGCAGTTCAGCCAGTTCCTCCACGGTGAGCAGGGCGCCATGATCTGTGCGGCCAGGATCGTGGAGTCGGTCCCCGATCTGGACGCGAAGTTCTACTCCGCGACCCAGACCATGGACGAGGCCCGGCACGCGGAGATATACGGCCGGTTCCTGCACGAGAAGGTCGGGATGCTCTACCCGGTCAACGACAACCTGCAGGGCCTGCTGGGCGACACCCTGCGCGACTCGCGCTGGGACATGCCGTACCTCGGCATGCAGGTCCTCATCGAGGGGCTCGCCCTTGCCGCCTTCGGCATGATCCGCGACACCACGACCAAGCCCTTGCCCAAGCAGATCCTCGCGTACGTCATGCAGGACGAGGCCCGCCATGTCGCCTTCGGACGGATGGCGCTGCGCGACTACTACAAGCAGCTGAGCGACGCCGAACTGCGCGAACGCGAGGAGTTCGTCATCGAGGGCTGCTACCTGATGCGGGACCGGCTCAGCGGCGTCGAGGTGCTGCAGAACTTCGGCGTGGGCAAGCAGGAGGCCAAGGAGCTCTCCGAGCACTCGGAGTATCTGCAGCTCTTCCGCAAGCTGCTGTTCAGCCGGATAGTGCCGTGCGTCAAGGACATAGGACTGTGGGGCGAACGGCTCCAGAAGGCCTACGTCGACATGGGCGTCTTCGAGCTCGGCGACTCCAACCTGGACCTGCTGATGGCCCAGGACGAGGAGATCGCCGAGCAGTTGGACCGCGACCGGTTCGCGGCGGAGGAGCAGGCCCGGGTGGCGGAGGTCGAGGACGCGATAGCGGACGGTGCGGCGTAG
- a CDS encoding AurF N-oxygenase family protein: protein MTTVTERDVQTLRDALGPLRDREQIAERLLESSAKHSFDPDTELDWDAAVEDGKWFWPPELVSLYDTPLWRKMSEEQRMDLARHEAASLASLGIWFEIILMQLLVRHIYDKPVTSNHVRYALTEIADECRHSMMFGRMIQWGGAPNYPVPRVYHNLARVLKTVSTTPGSFAATLLGEEILDWMQRLTFPDERVQTLVRGVTRIHVVEEARHVRYAREELRRQMVTAPRWEREFTRLSCGEAARVFSVCFVNPQVYENVGLDRREAVAQVRASGHRTEVMQTGAKRLTDFLDDIGVLNGVGRRLWKSSGLLA from the coding sequence ATGACGACAGTGACCGAACGCGACGTGCAGACGCTTCGCGACGCACTCGGCCCGCTCCGGGACCGTGAGCAGATCGCCGAACGCCTCCTGGAGTCCTCGGCCAAGCACTCCTTCGACCCGGACACCGAGCTCGACTGGGATGCGGCCGTCGAGGACGGCAAGTGGTTCTGGCCGCCCGAGCTCGTCTCGCTCTACGACACCCCGCTGTGGCGGAAGATGTCCGAGGAGCAGCGGATGGACCTGGCCCGGCACGAGGCGGCGTCACTGGCCTCGCTCGGCATCTGGTTCGAGATCATCCTGATGCAGCTGCTGGTCCGGCACATCTACGACAAGCCCGTGACCAGCAACCATGTCCGCTACGCGCTCACCGAGATAGCCGACGAGTGCCGGCACTCGATGATGTTCGGCCGCATGATCCAGTGGGGCGGGGCGCCCAACTACCCCGTACCCCGCGTCTATCACAACCTCGCGCGGGTGCTGAAGACCGTGTCCACCACGCCGGGATCGTTCGCCGCGACCCTGCTCGGTGAGGAGATCCTCGACTGGATGCAGCGGCTGACATTCCCGGACGAGCGCGTCCAGACGCTGGTGCGCGGCGTGACCCGGATCCATGTCGTCGAGGAGGCACGGCATGTCCGGTACGCCCGCGAGGAGCTGCGCCGGCAGATGGTCACCGCACCGCGCTGGGAGCGCGAGTTCACCCGGCTGAGCTGCGGAGAGGCGGCGCGCGTCTTCTCCGTCTGCTTCGTCAACCCGCAGGTGTACGAGAACGTCGGCCTGGACCGCCGCGAGGCCGTCGCCCAGGTGAGGGCGAGCGGCCACCGGACGGAGGTCATGCAGACGGGCGCGAAGCGGCTGACGGACTTCCTCGACGACATCGGTGTGCTGAACGGGGTCGGGCGCCGGCTGTGGAAGAGCTCGGGCCTGCTGGCCTGA
- a CDS encoding TetR/AcrR family transcriptional regulator — MTSAAAAPPNRAYQRLSVEERRTQLLGAALSLFAHRAPDEVSLDEVAAVAGVSRPLVYRYFPGGRQQLYEAALRSAADELELCFTEPPVGPPTERVERVLDRYLAFVDEHDAGFSALLRGGSVAETSRTTAIVDEVRRAAAEQILLHLGRGDTRAPGPRLRMMVRTWIAAVEAASLIWLDEEKQPPADDLRAWLVDQLITLLAATAATDRETAAVVAELLPLETADGPAGRLAARLVPVVAEAAHLLPPD; from the coding sequence ATGACCTCTGCTGCCGCAGCCCCGCCGAACCGCGCGTACCAAAGGCTCAGCGTCGAGGAGCGCCGCACGCAGCTCCTCGGTGCGGCCCTCAGCCTCTTCGCGCACCGGGCCCCCGACGAGGTCTCGCTCGACGAGGTCGCGGCGGTCGCCGGAGTCTCCCGTCCTCTCGTCTACCGCTACTTCCCCGGCGGGCGGCAGCAGTTGTACGAGGCTGCGCTCCGGTCCGCCGCCGACGAACTGGAGCTGTGCTTCACCGAGCCGCCCGTGGGCCCGCCCACCGAACGGGTGGAGCGGGTGCTCGACCGCTATCTCGCGTTCGTCGACGAACACGACGCCGGGTTCAGTGCGCTGCTGCGCGGTGGCAGCGTCGCGGAGACGTCCCGGACGACGGCGATCGTCGACGAGGTGCGGCGGGCGGCGGCCGAACAGATCCTTCTCCACCTCGGCCGCGGAGACACGCGGGCACCGGGCCCCCGGCTGCGGATGATGGTGCGGACCTGGATCGCAGCCGTCGAGGCGGCCTCCCTGATCTGGCTGGACGAGGAGAAGCAGCCCCCGGCGGACGATCTGCGCGCCTGGCTGGTCGATCAGTTGATCACCCTGCTCGCGGCCACCGCGGCCACGGACCGGGAGACGGCGGCCGTGGTGGCGGAGCTGCTGCCGCTGGAGACCGCCGACGGCCCGGCCGGGCGGCTGGCCGCCCGACTCGTCCCGGTGGTCGCCGAAGCGGCGCACCTGCTGCCACCGGACTGA
- a CDS encoding outer membrane protein assembly factor BamB family protein has protein sequence MEALRQDDPRRFGPYTVVARFRETASAVQYLAHDAALDDTVVITAARPELAALPAFRRRFEAETRTADRLAGGWVQPQIVTRTAEHADEDADGPADRQLWTAVAYVPALTLAEAIDFAGPLPERAVRILGAGIAETLSRVHATGAVLEGLAPRTVLLAEDGPRLTAFGPLGAAADAEARSGGQLSVRLGYLTPEQIEGKEAGPASDLFVLGLLLAYAATGTTPLADGPAAEAAERIARTEPELDAVPEELRGLIARCLAKDPADRPTAGTVAAELALEGAAGLAKGGWLPDPLTRAIMEQAGQVRKLAADPDDGPADAATGTPVDSPTHGLLGPLGHDSADAAPDGPADARSDTPATRDDDVRTTRIGSVGSPRAPEPDRPTTQLSIPRERSGPPAELPTGLPPVAPLVPRPLPAPTTPAAPASTAPTTTPTAPLPSPPPAGPVSAPAPAVPSLDRRTLLVGGVAGAAGLVVGGGAVLAFGSGGSEDQDDAKPAPAPTRLTVAGLPPQPRWVYTHPDAEPAPLTAALWLDRLLVLTGDTQAVGIDLRSGRRVWECADGAKGQAALPAGEDLCFVAGPSEFLWLSAKNGQVMHRVAHEDGFKDAPYLTVSDIVGQSGPVIWFTGSHKVTVKAKKPKKGKKPGKDTQAVVSFLFAYDVVQRKEVWRTSVPTGRESAAPAYRLITVRPDDVVVRQKSATLTPGDVKAARGKAVFRGFDRESGKLLWTRSFGKVGPDGAAVGDDKGLLYAAVGDDLQTFEMPGGKPEWTLNGTAGSVFGTPVPAGTLLHITNRNQEVGAVDRATGKLHWRRSTEATPGGAAPAITVSLSGKTLLAAGGAQVTAFSAEDGRRLWKFQDIGVQDPKGATVTAPYRVLAFGKTAVVQREWIFYAFPVA, from the coding sequence ATGGAGGCGCTGCGTCAGGACGATCCACGCCGCTTCGGTCCGTACACCGTGGTGGCGCGGTTCCGCGAGACCGCGAGCGCCGTGCAGTACCTCGCGCATGACGCGGCCCTCGACGACACCGTCGTGATCACCGCGGCCCGCCCCGAACTCGCCGCGCTCCCTGCCTTCCGCCGCCGCTTCGAGGCGGAGACACGCACGGCGGACCGGCTGGCGGGTGGCTGGGTCCAGCCACAGATCGTCACCCGTACGGCAGAACACGCGGACGAGGACGCAGACGGACCCGCGGACAGGCAGCTGTGGACGGCCGTGGCGTACGTACCGGCGCTGACGCTCGCCGAGGCGATCGATTTCGCGGGCCCGCTCCCCGAGCGTGCCGTGCGGATACTGGGCGCGGGCATCGCCGAAACCCTCTCCCGGGTGCATGCCACCGGGGCCGTACTGGAAGGGCTCGCCCCCAGGACGGTGCTGCTGGCCGAGGACGGGCCCCGGCTCACCGCCTTCGGCCCCCTGGGCGCGGCGGCCGACGCGGAGGCCCGGTCGGGCGGGCAGCTGTCCGTACGGCTCGGCTATCTCACCCCGGAACAGATCGAGGGCAAGGAGGCCGGACCTGCCTCCGACCTCTTCGTGCTGGGCCTGCTGCTGGCGTACGCGGCGACCGGGACGACCCCGCTCGCCGACGGACCGGCGGCGGAGGCCGCCGAACGGATCGCCCGTACCGAGCCGGAACTGGACGCGGTTCCGGAAGAATTGCGCGGCCTGATCGCGCGCTGCCTCGCCAAGGACCCGGCCGACCGGCCGACCGCGGGCACGGTGGCGGCGGAACTGGCACTGGAGGGTGCGGCGGGCCTGGCCAAGGGCGGCTGGCTGCCGGATCCGCTGACCCGGGCGATCATGGAACAGGCCGGACAGGTACGAAAGTTGGCGGCGGATCCGGATGACGGTCCGGCCGACGCCGCCACCGGCACCCCCGTCGACTCGCCGACCCACGGTCTGCTCGGCCCCCTCGGCCACGACTCCGCCGACGCGGCCCCCGACGGACCCGCCGACGCCCGGTCCGACACCCCCGCCACCAGGGACGACGACGTCCGGACCACCCGCATCGGCAGCGTCGGCAGCCCCCGTGCGCCGGAGCCCGACCGGCCGACCACCCAGCTGTCCATCCCGCGTGAGCGCAGCGGGCCTCCGGCCGAGCTGCCCACCGGCCTGCCGCCCGTCGCACCGCTCGTGCCCCGGCCTCTTCCCGCTCCCACGACGCCGGCCGCCCCCGCATCGACCGCCCCGACAACAACCCCCACCGCTCCCCTTCCCTCTCCTCCCCCTGCCGGTCCGGTCAGCGCTCCCGCTCCCGCAGTCCCCTCACTCGACCGTCGCACGCTGCTCGTCGGTGGCGTTGCCGGTGCCGCCGGACTCGTCGTCGGGGGCGGGGCGGTGCTCGCCTTCGGGTCCGGCGGTTCCGAGGACCAGGACGACGCCAAACCCGCCCCGGCCCCCACGCGCCTCACCGTGGCCGGGCTGCCGCCGCAGCCGCGTTGGGTGTACACGCATCCCGACGCCGAGCCCGCGCCGCTCACCGCCGCACTCTGGCTCGACCGGCTGCTCGTCCTGACCGGCGACACGCAGGCCGTCGGAATCGATCTGCGCTCCGGCCGCCGCGTCTGGGAGTGTGCGGACGGAGCCAAGGGGCAGGCGGCCCTGCCCGCCGGCGAGGATCTCTGCTTCGTCGCCGGGCCGTCCGAGTTCCTCTGGCTGTCAGCCAAGAACGGACAGGTCATGCACCGGGTGGCGCACGAGGACGGGTTCAAGGACGCGCCGTATCTGACGGTGTCGGACATCGTCGGCCAGTCCGGGCCGGTCATCTGGTTCACCGGCTCCCACAAGGTCACCGTGAAGGCCAAGAAGCCGAAGAAGGGCAAGAAGCCCGGTAAGGACACCCAGGCCGTCGTGTCGTTCCTCTTCGCGTACGACGTCGTGCAGCGCAAGGAGGTGTGGCGGACTTCCGTACCCACCGGGCGTGAATCGGCCGCCCCCGCCTACCGGTTGATCACCGTCCGGCCGGACGACGTCGTCGTACGTCAGAAGAGTGCGACGCTCACTCCGGGAGACGTCAAGGCCGCCAGGGGCAAGGCGGTCTTCCGCGGCTTCGACCGCGAGAGCGGGAAGCTGCTGTGGACCAGGTCGTTCGGCAAGGTCGGGCCGGACGGGGCGGCCGTCGGCGACGACAAGGGGCTGCTCTACGCGGCGGTGGGCGACGATCTCCAGACGTTCGAGATGCCCGGGGGCAAGCCGGAGTGGACCCTGAACGGCACCGCGGGCTCCGTGTTCGGGACCCCGGTGCCGGCCGGAACGCTCCTGCACATCACCAACCGCAACCAGGAAGTCGGCGCGGTCGACCGGGCCACCGGAAAGCTGCACTGGCGGCGGTCCACTGAGGCGACGCCCGGCGGCGCCGCGCCCGCCATCACCGTCAGCCTCTCCGGCAAGACCCTGCTGGCGGCCGGAGGGGCGCAGGTCACCGCGTTCTCGGCGGAGGACGGACGGCGGCTGTGGAAGTTCCAGGACATCGGGGTGCAGGATCCGAAGGGGGCCACGGTCACCGCTCCGTACCGGGTGCTGGCGTTCGGGAAGACCGCCGTGGTCCAACGCGAGTGGATCTTCTACGCGTTCCCGGTGGCGTGA
- a CDS encoding C40 family peptidase yields MSGTVLRTVCSAALAALVLASPAVAAPVEPDPGPSGVATGKGPDSTKSIAELLTELRTLYRQAEEATETYNGTVAELKKRTTEAKRLDSALSAARLALARSHDEAGRLAREQYQGRSDFSSYAQLLLARDPEHALDQGHVIQRVSADRAATVKRLTGTAKHADGLATASRKVRDRQRVLAARQKKQRDTVRARLRNVEKLLATLSAERIAQMSRLEQQATEKAQGALVASGALSSSRQPSEEGGEAVKYAIGQVGKPYVWGAEGPGSFDCSGLTSRAWATAGRPIPRTSQEQWQRLRKVPLKALRPGDLVIYFPKATHVALYIGNGLVVQAPRPGTRVKVSPVASNPLLGAVRPDPENASLRTYERPELPRDASDDSDTGYSSSSAPTGA; encoded by the coding sequence GTGTCAGGCACGGTCCTGCGCACCGTCTGCTCTGCGGCGCTCGCCGCCCTCGTCCTGGCCTCCCCCGCCGTTGCCGCCCCCGTGGAACCGGACCCCGGGCCCTCGGGCGTGGCCACCGGCAAGGGCCCCGACTCCACCAAGAGCATCGCCGAGCTGCTGACCGAGCTGCGCACGCTGTACCGGCAGGCGGAGGAGGCCACGGAGACGTACAACGGGACCGTGGCCGAGCTGAAGAAACGGACCACCGAGGCGAAACGGCTCGATTCCGCCCTCTCCGCGGCCAGGCTCGCACTGGCCCGCAGCCACGACGAAGCGGGGCGGCTGGCCCGTGAGCAGTACCAGGGGCGGTCCGACTTCTCCTCGTACGCACAGCTGCTGCTGGCCCGTGATCCCGAGCACGCCCTGGACCAGGGGCATGTGATCCAACGGGTGTCCGCGGACCGGGCCGCGACCGTGAAGCGGCTCACCGGCACCGCGAAACACGCCGACGGCCTGGCCACCGCATCCCGCAAGGTACGCGACAGACAGCGGGTACTGGCGGCGCGGCAGAAGAAGCAGCGGGACACGGTGCGGGCGCGGCTGCGAAACGTCGAGAAGCTGCTGGCCACCCTCTCCGCCGAAAGGATCGCCCAGATGTCCCGGCTGGAGCAGCAGGCCACGGAGAAGGCCCAGGGCGCGCTGGTCGCCTCGGGCGCCCTGTCCTCGTCCCGGCAGCCGTCCGAGGAGGGCGGCGAGGCGGTGAAGTACGCGATCGGGCAGGTCGGCAAGCCGTATGTGTGGGGTGCGGAAGGGCCGGGGTCGTTCGACTGCTCCGGGCTCACCTCACGGGCCTGGGCCACCGCGGGCCGGCCCATCCCGCGAACCTCCCAGGAACAGTGGCAGCGGCTGCGGAAGGTGCCGCTGAAAGCGCTGCGCCCGGGTGACCTGGTGATCTACTTCCCGAAGGCCACGCACGTGGCGCTGTACATCGGCAACGGCCTGGTGGTGCAGGCGCCCCGGCCGGGGACCCGGGTGAAGGTCTCACCGGTGGCGTCGAACCCGCTGCTCGGCGCCGTGCGGCCGGACCCTGAGAACGCATCGCTGCGCACGTACGAGCGGCCGGAGCTGCCCCGGGATGCGTCGGACGACTCGGACACGGGGTACAGCTCGTCGTCCGCCCCCACCGGCGCGTAG
- a CDS encoding styrene monooxygenase/indole monooxygenase family protein — protein MRKILIVGAGQSGLQLALGLQSSGYEVTLMSNRTADEIRSGRVMSTQCMFDTALQHERDLQLNFWESQAPRIEGLGVSVAAPDSSRAIDWVGKLDGFAQSVDQRVKMAGWMETFAQRGGQLVIHGAAVSDLDYFSRTYDLVMVSAGKGELVSMFGRDASRSPFDAPQRALAVAYVHGMGPRPEHPEFDAVRCNLVPGVGELFVMPTLTTSGRADILFWEGIPGGPLDVFQGIKDPSEHLAKTLELMEQFTPWEYARATKVELTDANGTLAGRYAPTVRKPIGRLPGGGLVLGVADVVVANDPITGQGSNSASKCADAYLRSIIEHGDRPFDADWMQSTFDRYWDTAQHVVKWTNAMLGVPPEHVLNLIGAAGQLQPVADRFANGFDNPADFDNFFFDPEKTNAYLAQVSGAASAA, from the coding sequence ATGCGGAAGATACTCATAGTCGGTGCCGGCCAGTCCGGTCTCCAGCTCGCCCTCGGACTGCAGTCCAGTGGGTACGAAGTCACCCTGATGTCCAACCGCACGGCCGACGAGATCCGGTCCGGCCGGGTCATGTCGACGCAGTGCATGTTCGACACGGCGCTGCAGCACGAGCGCGACCTCCAGCTCAACTTCTGGGAGTCCCAGGCCCCGCGCATCGAGGGCCTCGGCGTCTCGGTCGCCGCCCCCGACTCCTCGCGCGCCATCGACTGGGTCGGCAAGCTGGACGGCTTCGCCCAGTCCGTCGACCAGCGCGTGAAGATGGCCGGCTGGATGGAGACGTTCGCCCAGCGTGGCGGACAGCTCGTCATCCACGGTGCGGCCGTCTCGGACCTCGACTACTTCTCCCGCACCTACGACCTGGTGATGGTCTCCGCGGGCAAGGGCGAGCTGGTCTCCATGTTCGGGCGGGACGCGTCCCGTTCGCCGTTCGACGCCCCGCAGCGCGCACTGGCCGTCGCGTACGTCCACGGCATGGGCCCGCGCCCCGAGCACCCCGAGTTCGACGCGGTCCGCTGCAACCTGGTCCCGGGCGTCGGCGAGCTCTTCGTGATGCCGACCCTGACCACGTCCGGCCGCGCCGACATCCTGTTCTGGGAAGGCATCCCGGGCGGCCCGCTGGACGTGTTCCAGGGCATCAAGGACCCCTCCGAGCACCTCGCGAAGACGCTGGAGCTCATGGAGCAGTTCACGCCGTGGGAGTACGCCCGTGCCACCAAGGTCGAACTGACGGACGCCAACGGCACCCTGGCGGGCCGTTATGCCCCGACCGTCCGCAAGCCGATCGGCCGGCTGCCCGGCGGCGGTCTGGTGCTCGGCGTGGCGGACGTGGTCGTCGCCAACGACCCGATCACCGGCCAGGGCTCCAACTCGGCCTCCAAGTGCGCCGATGCGTACCTCCGGTCGATCATCGAGCACGGCGACCGTCCGTTCGACGCGGACTGGATGCAGTCCACCTTCGACCGCTACTGGGACACCGCGCAGCACGTCGTGAAGTGGACGAACGCCATGCTCGGCGTACCGCCGGAGCACGTGCTGAACCTGATCGGCGCAGCCGGCCAGCTCCAGCCGGTCGCCGACCGCTTCGCCAACGGGTTCGACAACCCGGCGGACTTCGACAACTTCTTCTTCGACCCGGAGAAGACGAACGCGTACCTGGCCCAGGTCTCCGGGGCCGCATCCGCCGCCTGA